The nucleotide sequence GGTTTTCTCTTATTTCAGCTCatctgtttctcttcctctttcattttccatCTGATTAGCTTATTTATGGCTTTTCCTTTCTGGGTTATCCCTTGACCCTCAAGAAGAAGGGATGAGCTCCTTGCTTCTCCTTTTCTGGGCCTTCTtggtttccctttccttcctcactttctgcctttcCTTCCCCCTTTCTATTCTAAGGCTGTCTGGCACCCACAGGCCCATTCGCAGCTGAGGCCCTTCTGAGAAGTGGCTGTCTTCATGGCACCGCAGGTGCTCACTCACCAGGCACACAGCGGGCAGCCTCCTCCCTTTTCTGGGTCTGCTTCCAGGGCACCTGGGCAGTGCAGGTGAGTGTCTCTGAGGAGTGAAACGAGGGAGGCAGAGAATAGGCTCAGAGCTGGGAGGTAGGGGCTGAAAGAGGCCTCAGGTCTctcgggggtgggaggggagtaaGACAGGTAGGAGCTGAATCCTCAGCAGATGGGGACTCACCTGAGGGCTTGGCCTCGTAATAGGGCTCCTGGCAGCAGCTCTGGATCTCAGTGGGGTTGTCTCCAGGTGTGGGGATGGCCTTGGGGCCCCCAGTGGCCTGGTTGATGGGCTGAGTATAATTCACAGCTATAGGAAAACAGCAGTCATTAGTACGGAGAACAGAATTGCAAACtggcaacccagggattgaatctagtcTGTGGCCATATTTAGTTTGACCTGCACAgtcttttggaaatttttatttttttatttatttggcattgCATCACAGCtcggaggatcttagttccctgacctgggattaaacccaggtcctCAACAGTGAAGgcatcaagtcctaaccactggatcacagggaattcccagcacagtcttttctttttttaaacatttgaattaTTTGAATTGTTTTTCACCAATCAGATTGTTAATgctaaaaagtttgaaaataactGTGAAATTAGGGAAGGGGAAACAGACATTTTTCATATGTGGTTAGTGGGAGTGTAAATTAGTAAAACTTTTGTAGGGAAATTTAgcaatatcaaaattaaaattgcatacatttttcaattttttatttctaggaatttatcctcaTGCATGTGCTCAATAATGTATATAAGAAGATATTCAGAGCAGTACTGTTTGTAGGATCTATTAAATATACTATGATGTATCAATAAAGGAATATTGTATGGTCTTTATAAAGAATCAGGCAATGCTAATTGCCTACACCCTGGCGGTGCAGTGGTtcggactcagcactttcactgccagggcctgagtttgatctctggtcagggagctaagatcctgcaagctacaagttatggcatatatatatatatatatatatatatatatatatatatatgtttaattgaATGAAAAAGGGCAAATTTAAAACATCGTGACTAGTATgcaacacacacaccacagtatTTGTATTCGAGGAGCCTAGAATGCCTTTGGAAGAATACCCAGGAAACAGAACAGGGTCATTTTTGGGCAAGGGAGCCAGGGACTAAGGGCCAGAGATCAGAGGAcgattatttttattgaaaattttactCACGGGCATGTCTTATCTTTCAAAAAGCCTGAGGTTACCATTTGTAAATCTAGAATTTCACttaaaaatctggatttttaGCTTCTGTTAAAATATGAGATGATATTCCAGCACTGGGCCTGGCAATCTGCAGGGAAACAATGGAGCTGAGCTGGTGCCCCAGGTACCAGGCTACTCACCAGAGGGCAGGCTGGGCAGCAAGGGGCTAAGCCCCAGTGTCCCAAACCCCCAGTCTCAGCTTCCACTGGTCACTTCAAGATAccagggagggcttccctagtgtcccagtggttaagaatctgccttacaatgtaggcaacatgagtttgatccctggttgaggaagatcccacataccacggagcaactaagccaatgcaccacaactattaagcccatgttccacaataagagaagccaccgcagcaagaagcccgagcaccgcaactagagagtagcccccctcactgcaactaaagaaagctggCATGCATCggtgaaggcccagcacagctaaaaaaaaaaaaaaaaagataccggGGCCAGGGCTGTGGGCAGGGACTTCCCTCCCTGCACCCTGGGGGCACCCTCACCCACGGCTTGGTAGAGAGCCAGGAAGCCCTTGTGGAGGCCTGGGGTCTTGTCTTCAGAGGCTGGTGCACTGAAGGTCAGCCGCAAACTGTTCCCTGAGGACACAAACTCCCTCTGACCCGGGGGCCTGCCCAGCAGGGAGCCCTGTTGCCCGCAGAACTGGCCGAGATCCATCCCACTGGCTGTGATCTGCAAGGGGAGGGGGTAGGCAGGTGTGGGGTAAACCTGACCACCCATGGTCATAGGGTCATGTCAGAGTGTGAACCCCAGCCCCACTTTGAAGGTTCTGTGCACTGTTGGGGTTTGGAAGCTGTATCACCTCCTGGAAACTTCCTTAACTCAGTTCCTGTTCCATTTCTGATTCCCAAGTTTCTTCAACCCATGATCAGATACCTAGCCGATTTCTTTAGCCTGCCATAATTACATCATACAGCCCACCTTATTTCAAGAATTGAAATGGAAACTTAATAACTGAATTGTACAATgttatggatggaagttcataacattgtaccagaggctgtgatcaaaatcattcccaagaaaaagaaatgcaaaaaggcaaaatggttgtctgaggaggccttacaaatagctgagaaaagaagagaagcgaaaggcaaaagagaaaaggaaagatatacccatctgagtgcagaatttcaaagaatagcaaggagagataagacagccttcctatgtgaagaatgcaaagaaatagaggaaaacaatagaatgggaaagactagaaatctcttcaagaaaattagagataccaagggaatatttcataaaaagatgggcacaatcaaggacagaaatggtatggacctaactgaagcagaagatattaagatgaggtggaaagaatgcacagaagaaatatacaaaaaagatcttcatgacccagataaccatgatggtgtgattgctcatctagagccagacatcctggaatgtgaagtcaagtaggccttaggaatcatcactatgaacaaagctagtggaagtgatggacttccagttgagctatttcaaattctgaaagatgatgctgtgaaagtgctgcactcaatatgctagcaaatttggaaaactcagcagtggccacaggactggaaaaggtcagttttcattccaatcccaaagaaaggcaatgccaaagaatgctcaaactaccgcacaattgcactcatctcacacactagtaaagtaatccaagccaggcttcagcagtatatgaaccgtgaacttccaaatgttcaagctggttttagaaaaggcagaagaaccagaatttgctggatcatcgaaaaagcaagagagttccagaaaacatctatttctgctttattgactatgccaaagcctttgactgtgtggatcacaataaactgtggaaaattctgaaagagatgggaataccagaccacctgacctgcctcttgagaaacgtatatgcaggtcaagaagcaacagaactggacatggaacaacagactggttccaaataggaaaaggagtacgccaaggctgtatattatcaccctgcttatttaacttctatgcagagtacatcatgagaaacactggactggaagaagcacaagctggaaccaagattgctgggagaaatatcaataacctcagatatgcagatgacaccacccttatggcagaaagtgaagagggactaaaaagcctcttgatgaaagtgaaagaggagagtgaaaaagttggcttaaagctcaacattcagaaaacgaagatcatggcatctggtcccatcacttcgtggcaaatagatgtggaaacagtgtcagactttatctttttgggctccaaaatcactgcagatggtgattgcagccatgaaattaaaagatgcttacttcttggaaggaaagactttatctttttgggctccaaaatcactgcagatggtgactgcagccatgaaattaaaagacacttactccttggaaggaaaccttgatagcatattgaaaagcagagatattaccttgccaacaaaggtccatctagtcaaggctatggtttttccagtagtcatgtatggatgtgagagttggattgcgaagaaagctgagcgccgaagaattgatgcttttgaactgtggtgttggagaagactcttgagagtcccttggattgcaaggagatccaaccagtccatcataaaggagatcagtcctgggatttctttggaaggaatgatgctaaatctgaaactccaatactttggccacctcatacgaagagttgactcattggaaaagaccctgatgctgggagggattgggggcaggggaagaaggggattacagaggatgaaatggctggatggcatcaccaactcaatggacatgagtttgagtgaactctgggagttggtgatggacagggaggcctggtgtgctgtgattcatggggtcacaaagagtcggacatgactgagtgactgaactgaactgaggcatcaacagaatgtgaactgagaacttccagctgttcaaggtggagttagaaaaggcagaggaaccagatatcaaattgccaacatctgttggatcatagaaaaagtaaaagaattccagaaaaccatctacttcttctttattgactataccaaagtctttgactctgtggatcacaacaaactctggaacattcttaaagcaatgggaataccagaccaccttacctgcctcctgagaaacctgtatggaggtcaagaaggaacagttagaactggacatggaacaacagactggttccaaactgggaaaggagtaagtcaaggctgtatattgtcaccctgcttatttaacttctaagagtacatcatgtgaaatgccgggctggatgaagcacaagctggaatcaagattgccaggagaaatatcaataacctcagatatgcagatgacaccacccttatggcagaaagcgaaaaggaacaaagaagaacctctttatgaaagtgaaagaggagagtgaaaaatctggcttaaaactcaacatttaaaaaactaagatcatggcatccggtcccaccacttcatggcaaatagatggagaaacaatggaaacagtgacagattttatttttttgggctccaaaatcactgcagatggtaactacaggcatgaaattaaaagacacttgctccttggaagaaaagctatgaccaacctagacagcatattaaaaagctgagacattatcttgccaacaaagatctgtctagtcaaagctatgattttttccagtagtcatgtgtggatgtgagagtcagaccgtaaagaaaggctgagcaccgaagaattgatgcttttgaactgtgttgttggagaagactcttgagagtcccttggactgaaaggagatcaaaccagtcaatcctaaatgaaatcaaacctgaatattcattggaaggactgatgatgaagctccaatattttggccacctgatgtgaagaactgactcattggataagatgctgatgctgggaaaggttgaaggcaggagaagaaggggacaatagaggatgagatggttggaagggatcactgactcaatggacatgagtttgagaaagctgagggagttggtgatggacagggaggcctggcgtgctgcagtccatggggtcgcagagtccgatgCGACTGAGCAATTTAACTGAACTAAACATCCAGTTCCTGAGCCCGACAGGGCAGGCACACAACATGCTTGATGATGCACTTTTAATGACTGATGTGTGACTTCTTGCTTTTGACTCTAGGGATTTGCAGTGTTTGTGTGTCCCTTGGTGAGGCTTCCTGACCTGTGGCCTTCTCTCTCATTGGTGGGGCCCAGATGGCAGGGTGCACAGGTAAGCATGGGCCCTCAGCTGGGAGACCCGGCCTCCCGGGTGAGCCTCGAGTTTCAGGCCCTGGccccctcccactgccctggGCCTCCAGCAGGGGCCCTCCCCATGTGGAGTCCCTCCAGAACCCCACCCAGCTCACTGTGACGGAGTCCCGCTCACAGTACGGGGATGGCTCCAGGTCAAAGTCCTGGAACAGGAGCCTCACAGCATAGCCGTCTGGAGCCTCGATGTCCGTGGAGCTCTCCTGGCCTTTGACGTACGGCTCCGGGTACCCAGGGGACGTCAGCTTCTGGGGCAGCCACTGGGCCAGGAGCACCACGGACCCCTGCGTGGGGAAAGCCTGGAGGACGCCCCAGAGGAGGAACCACCACCTGGGAGTGGGCCAGGGCAGATGTGGCTGCGTGCCTGTGACCTGCGGCCTGTGGAGACATGAGGGGGCAGGCGGTGCTAAGAGCTGAGAGGCCTGGGCACCTCTGTCCACACTCTTACAGCTCTTCCTGCCCCAATTCCTTCAGCCCCTGGTCGGCCTGTGCTTGGACTGTGGGTTTTCTACTACTGCCTACCTCCCTGGAGAGGCCCATCCAAGCAGGGGCTGCTTTCTGTCTGCTTCAGCCAACCCCAGCCCACCCTGGCGTCTGATGAGCCTGGAGGTTACAAATGAGAGACATTTAAATATGATAGTGTCCTGGCTGGAGCTTTAGCCAGCACACCCCAGGGCAGGTTGCTGGAGgctatatgggtgtgtgtgtgtgagcatgcacATCTGTCCCGCGGTGCCTTTCCCATGTCCCCAAACTTCTCTCAGCCTCTCTGGCCTCCAATCTCCTCAGCCTCTCCAGCCTCCTCAGCCTCTCCAGCCTCCTCAGCCTCCCCAGTCTCTCCAGCCCCTCCAGGCACACTCACATGTTGCCTGGGCAGCGGGTGGAGTGAGGCTTCCCCAGAGACAGTTCCCGCAACTTTGAGACCAGGAACCCGACATCTGAGCCCTGAGAGGTCTTGGCCCGAGCCAGGGAACAGGAAGTGGGGCTTGAGAAGGCcctgtgggggaggagggagaagttaCTGGAAATGAGTTGAGTAATTCTCctcagttcccttttctctagttCTCTGGGTTGAGCGCCACCTTCCGTCTGATTCAAGAATAGCTCACCTACCccaaaacagaggaaaaacagcTCCACAAACCGCCCTGGCCCGGAGAGGCCATCAGGGGTGGGTGGGTGCACTCACTCTTGTCTTTTTCGCACTGTTTAATTTTTACCGTGTGCGTGTCTCACACTCGGTAGGATGGCTCCTTCTGAGTTAGCCTTTCGCCTTTAAGCAGCAAGACTTCTCCCTCCCTGACCTCCTGCTCATTCTGTAACCAGCCAGTCTCTTGTACACATTGAACTTTGTGACCACCCTACCTCCCGCCTCCCCAAACATGTCTGGGGGCGCGCACTGAGGCAGTCCTTGAATCCCGCCCACAGGCCCCTGACACTGCTTGTCCAGCAGGCTCAGGCTGACGCAGGGCACGGTCAGTTTCAGGCCAAAGTTTCTgaagggaggtgggggcgggggtggcaggGGGCGTGTCTGTGGACAAAGGGCTGCCCTGTCTGAACGCCCAGGGCGTGCCATAAAGCTGATTCCTGGTAGGTCACCGCGCAGGGATTCTTCCTGTTAATTCAAGTACCTGCAGGCTCCAAAGCTCTTAAAAACTTTAGGgggtggggcaaaaaaaaaagtctagcaGAGTAATGGAATTTTACCTTTATGctagaaaggagaagagagtccCAAAAGTATCCGTCTGGTCTAACAAATAAACCACAGTCTCACAAATATTTGTGCTTTCTGGAAACGGAAGAGGTTAATTAGTtaatttcctattattttatggaccattttaaaaatctttattgaatttgttacaatattgcttctgtttatgactcaaccagtaaagaatctgcctgcaatgtgtaagacctgggtttgatccctgagtagtgaagatcccctggagaaggagaaggctacccactctgggattctggcctggagaattccatggactgtataatccatggggtcacaaagaatcggacacgactgagcgacttccactttcacttttctgttttctgttttggttttttggctgcaaagtatgTGGGACCTTAGCTTCTGGACCACGGGTTGAAcatgcaccccttgcattggaaggtgaagtcttaacctctgaaccaccagggaagttcctgaagAAGTTAATTTAAGTATCATTTTCAGAGGAATAAGTTATCAATGGCTGACCAGAGTTGcagccttttgtttgtttgtttgttttggggctGTGCTACACAGCAGACAGGATCTTATTACCCCAACCAAGGCTTGAACCTGTACCCCAAGCAGTGGAAGTctggcatcctaaccactggatttccAGAGAATTCCTGAGTTGCTGCCCTTTAAAGTTTATAGATGCCATTGCACTGTTCCTATTGCAATCATCTCTGAAGTCTGAATATCTTAAAAAGATTCCTCCATACAAGTTACACTCCCAAAGATGACAGAagtataacagagaacaggattACCTATCTTCACTGAATGTTCTTGATTCACCCCTTTATCAGGATCAACTCTGTGAAGAAGAATCATGTCTGATTTTCTGCAACTCCAGGATAAGAAGGATTATACTTTCATCTTCCTGAGATTTATTTCATGAGCATTTGTGGGCTTGCTTTCTAAAACCAAGTACCAGCATTTCATTATAGACtatttagaggggaaaaaaaagacagcttAATATgttcaaaggaaaagagaaagttaaatgGATATTGGACACATTGTGTTTTCCATCTTCAGGTGGGAGAATGGTCCTTTCCCTCCAAGCAGAGTGTGAGGGCTTGGGCCAAGCGAGGCTGTGGGACTGTGTCTGGGGAAGGCTAAAAGAACAGGTACAGTGGAAAGTTGAAATATAGTGATCGTCAGCATGACCTTAAAAAAGTCTCTAGAGTAGATACTACTGCTGTCTGACTCAGGGGTAAATATTGGAgatggtttatttttattctattttttagccctgcagcatgcaagatcttagttccccaaccaagagtTGAATCCTGGCCTTCCTGggttggaagctcagagtcttaactgctggagcaccaggaaagtcctgaaacCTGCccttttattgatatataactcTTAGGGTTACAAggagcacctgggaagccagagacACATCCACAGGCATGAACAACAGTACCGGTCCATGACCCATCTGGTGGGAAGAAACCAGCTGAGGCTCCCATGGGGGCTGGGGATCCTCCTCTAGTCTTCCTTTGGAGCCTCATTCCCTGTTCCCTTGGACAGTCTGTGTGGGCTGGGTTGTACTCTGCTCCTAAGCTTGTGCTCCCTTCCTAAGAGCAAGATTTAGTGGAGTACCTTGGTTAGCCCATCATTCCTGGAGACATTctggaggagaggaggatgaGGCCCTTGAAAGAAAACCCCAAAGCAGGCAGAACGCCAATTTGCATGGGACTAAAAAAGCCTTCTTGGGATGTAGggctttcagttttaaaactggGGAAATTCTGGATGAACCAGGACAGCTGGTCACTCTAAATGGACAGGGGGTCAAGTGCTGGGTGGAGACTGGG is from Bubalus bubalis isolate 160015118507 breed Murrah chromosome 4, NDDB_SH_1, whole genome shotgun sequence and encodes:
- the C1RL gene encoding complement C1r subcomponent-like protein isoform X2, which codes for MASPGQGGLWSCFSSVLGAFSSPTSCSLARAKTSQGSDVGFLVSKLRELSLGKPHSTRCPGNMPQVTGTQPHLPWPTPRWWFLLWGVLQAFPTQGSVVLLAQWLPQKLTSPGYPEPYVKGQESSTDIEAPDGYAVRLLFQDFDLEPSPYCERDSVTITASGMDLGQFCGQQGSLLGRPPGQREFVSSGNSLRLTFSAPASEDKTPGLHKGFLALYQAVAVNYTQPINQATGGPKAIPTPGDNPTEIQSCCQEPYYEAKPSETLTCTAQVPWKQTQKREEAARCVPVCGRPVVPISQTWESLGASRAELGSFPWQALTSIYGRGGGALLGDRWVLTAAHTIYPKDSVLPGRNRSAQVFLGHTDTDQMLELGRHPVRRVVVHPDYHQEEPHDFHGDIALLELERSVPLGPHLLPVCLPDREALYRPGRWGYVSGFGVEMGWLSTKLKYSRLPVAPRAACEAWLRERQRPEAFTDGMFCAGDQTRPQSVCQGDSGGAFVVWDNRTRRWVATGIVSWGVGCGEGYGFYTKVLDYVDWIRGVMGEKD
- the C1RL gene encoding complement C1r subcomponent-like protein isoform X1, with translation MASPGQGGLWSCFSSVLGAFSSPTSCSLARAKTSQGSDVGFLVSKLRELSLGKPHSTRCPGNMLIRRQGGLGLAEADRKQPLLGWASPGRPQVTGTQPHLPWPTPRWWFLLWGVLQAFPTQGSVVLLAQWLPQKLTSPGYPEPYVKGQESSTDIEAPDGYAVRLLFQDFDLEPSPYCERDSVTVYPTPAYPLPLQITASGMDLGQFCGQQGSLLGRPPGQREFVSSGNSLRLTFSAPASEDKTPGLHKGFLALYQAVAVNYTQPINQATGGPKAIPTPGDNPTEIQSCCQEPYYEAKPSETLTCTAQVPWKQTQKREEAARCVPVCGRPVVPISQTWESLGASRAELGSFPWQALTSIYGRGGGALLGDRWVLTAAHTIYPKDSVLPGRNRSAQVFLGHTDTDQMLELGRHPVRRVVVHPDYHQEEPHDFHGDIALLELERSVPLGPHLLPVCLPDREALYRPGRWGYVSGFGVEMGWLSTKLKYSRLPVAPRAACEAWLRERQRPEAFTDGMFCAGDQTRPQSVCQGDSGGAFVVWDNRTRRWVATGIVSWGVGCGEGYGFYTKVLDYVDWIRGVMGEKD